In one Cyclopterus lumpus isolate fCycLum1 chromosome 24, fCycLum1.pri, whole genome shotgun sequence genomic region, the following are encoded:
- the LOC117727020 gene encoding sine oculis-binding protein homolog isoform X2, translating into MPEMEKGRPPENKRSRKPAHPVKREINQEMKTFAESTMNELLGWYGYDKVDLRDSEANEIRNYRERRQHVSVLKENSLPKLKSLDTKVDHSVLAMKGGERESSSVPSSSPSSSSTSSSLITSKEHKTAPVIVPLIKPSAVEDVQNVQIVCVWCQKEGVKRYSLCMGSELKSFCSEKCFAACRRAYFKRNKARDEDLHGERSPQHPHTEDSPRLVLKINSNVRVCDWCKHIRHTKEYLDFGSGEERLQFCSTKCLNQYKMDVFYREARAALTSSSPSRTSQEGRADTIVAGQKLLTPESWSSCTSAGEARHRNLSPRGPTPNHGSAESTSMSPSEASSSNSKIPIPGLRTLERPIQPSPPSLEVSPHHTPLHPPPHPRLAFEHQPQIPMSFIRPPLHAQGLRNPLSHPPRHPGPSSSPIHRPPHSPHLQPPTSSMNPPGMMHPFPGAYFPGLHSPTLNMMQRGPVPMPSIMNYGIPSFSPLLPHPTVLVPYPVIVPIPVPIPIPIPFPFPSQSNIETPSHSGVIQPVPEGLDRSRARATRPPTPGIPEGDSRLLANKLSGTLPQCLPSTCDPSTDWVKSERPFPSPISTPHSGASSPRVQYNKSPCSASGSEGLTDYKQQQPERQVIQRVLQRTQVKPSANGVVDLSGLGESETGQGTRSGLHNIIRPTLYLPQSPSHDTVYHHRDCHTPPLHNTPSPTGSSHPYDATPSALKFQDYSPNAMSSSPAPASPDSSLPHRVPAPPTDPALSELEAIKENKCSAVGPVRVEGPVSQSEEPLAVVGEVGEDPHVPDEDHAYALPTAPKTGGTTTPLLLPKLRDKGSLRSPANTPSTGDMEPALKRRCLRIRDQNK; encoded by the exons ATGCcagagatggagaaagggagACCACCGGAAAATAAACGCAGCAGGAAACCTGCGCACCCAGTAAAGAGGGAGATCAACCAGGAGATGAAG ACGTTTGCAGAAAGCACCATGAACGAGCTGCTGGGATGGTACGGCTACGACAAGGTAGACCTCAGAGACTCGGAGGCCAACGAGATCAGAAACTACAGAGAGAGACGTCAGCACGTGTCCGTGCTCAAAG AGAACTCATTGCCAAAACTCAAGAGCCTGGACACCAAAGTCGATCACTCGGTCCTCGCCatgaaaggtggagagagagagtcctccAGCGTCCCCTCttcttcaccctcctcttcctcaacaaGTTCATCCCTGATCACATCTAAGGAGCACAAGACTGCTCCTGTCATTGTACCCCTCATAAAGCCATCAGCAG TGGAAGATGTACAGAATGTGCAGATAGTGTGCGTTTGGTGCCAGAAGGAAGGGGTAAAACGCTACTCTCTATGTATGGGATCAGAGCTCAAGAGCTTCTGCAGTGAGAAATGTTTTGCCGCCTGCAGGCGGGCCTACTTCAAACGCAATAAG GCACGAGATGAAGATCTCCATGGTGAGAGATCACCTCAACACCCCCATACAGAGGACTCGCCCAGACTGGTGTTAAAGATAAACAGCAATGTCAGA GTATGTGATTGGTGCAAGCATATCCGTCACACTAAAGAATACCTGGACTTCGGATCTGGCGAGGAACGACTCCAGTTCTGCAGCACCAAGTGTCTGAATCAATACAAGATGGATGTTTTCTATCGGGAAGCCCGTGCAGCTCTCACCAGCTCCAGCCCAAGCAGAACCAGCCAGGAAGGGAGGGCGGACACCATTGTGGCTGGGCAAAAGCTACTCACTCCTGAGTCCTGGAGCAGCTGCACCAGTGCAGGAGAAGCTCGTCATCGAAACCTTTCCCCTAGAGGGCCTACGCCAAACCATGGATCAGCAGAATCCACCTCCATGTCCCCCTCAGAGGCATCCTCTTCTAATTCCAAGATCCCTATACCTGGGCTGAGGACCCTGGAGAGGCCCATCCAGccttctcccccttctctgGAGGTGTCCCCCCACCATACtccccttcatcctccacctcatCCTCGCCTCGCTTTTGAACATCAGCCTCAAATCCCCATGTCCTTCATCAGACCACCTCTTCATGCTCAGGGTCTGAGAAACCCCCTTTCCCACCCTCCCAGACACCCAGGCCCATCTTCAAGCCCTATCCACAGacctcctcactctcctcaccTGCAGCCCCCAACCTCTTCCATGAATCCCCCTGGAATGATGCATCCCTTCCCAGGAGCCTACTTCCCTGGCTTGCACTCCCCTACTCTGAACATGATGCAAAGAGGCCCTGTCCCAATGCCTTCGATCATGAACTATGGTATTCCTTCCTTTAGTCCTCTCCTGCCCCATCCCACTGTCCTGGTACCTTATCCTGTTATTGTTCCCATACCTGTCCCTATCCCCATTCCTATCCCCTTTCCATTCCCTTCTCAATCAAACATAGAAACTCCAAGTCACAGTGGTGTTATACAGCCTGTGCCAGAGGGGTTAGACAGGAGTAGAGCCAGGGCAACAAGGCCACCAACTCCAGGGATCCCTGAAGGGGACAGCAGATTGCTAGCCAACAAATTGAGTGGAACCTTGCCTCAATGTCTCCCCTCAACATGTGACCCCAGCACAGATTGGGTTAAATCGGAGAGACCATTCCCATCCCCAATATCCACACCCCACAGTGGAGCATCCTCCCCCAGAGTACAGTACAACAAATCGCCCTGCTCAGCCTCAGGGTCAGAGGGGCTGACAGactataagcagcagcagccagagaGACAAGTCATCCAAAGGGTTCTTCAAAGGACCCAAGTGAAACCCAGTGCCAATGGAGTGGTGGACCTATCAGGGCTGGGAGAGTCAGAAACTGGGCAGGGTACCAGATCAGGGCTCCACAACATCATCAGACCCACCCTTTATCTACCACAGTCCCCTTCACATGACACTGTCTACCACCACCGGGACTGCCACACACCACCTTTACACAACACACCCAGCCCCACGGGTAGCAGCCATCCATACGATGCCACACCCTCTGCCCTGAAATTTCAGGACTACAGTCCAAATGCGATGTCCTCCTCACCCGCCCCTGCCAGTCCGGACTCCTCACTACCCCATCGAGTACCGGCACCACCCACTGACCCTGCGCTCAGTGAGCTGGAGGCCATCAAAGAGAACAAATGCTCTGCTGTTGGCCCAGTGCGGGTTGAGGGCCCAGTTAGCCAGTCAGAAGAGCCCTTAGCAGTAGTGGGGGAGGTAGGAGAGGACCCCCATGTTCCTGATGAGGATCATGCCTATGCTCTGCCCACAGCGCCAAAGACAGGTGGGACCACCACCCCACTGCTCTTACCCAAACTCAGAGACAAGGGTAGCCTGCGGAGCCCTGCTAATACGCCCAGTACTGGAGACATGGAGCCAGCTCTGAAGAGGCGATGCCTACGGATCCGTGATCAGAATAAGTAG
- the LOC117727020 gene encoding sine oculis-binding protein homolog isoform X1 — translation MPEMEKGRPPENKRSRKPAHPVKREINQEMKTFAESTMNELLGWYGYDKVDLRDSEANEIRNYRERRQHVSVLKENSLPKLKSLDTKVDHSVLAMKGGERESSSVPSSSPSSSSTSSSLITSKEHKTAPVIVPLIKPSAVEDVQNVQIVCVWCQKEGVKRYSLCMGSELKSFCSEKCFAACRRAYFKRNKARDEDLHGERSPQHPHTEDSPRLVLKINSNVRSLSPVPQVCDWCKHIRHTKEYLDFGSGEERLQFCSTKCLNQYKMDVFYREARAALTSSSPSRTSQEGRADTIVAGQKLLTPESWSSCTSAGEARHRNLSPRGPTPNHGSAESTSMSPSEASSSNSKIPIPGLRTLERPIQPSPPSLEVSPHHTPLHPPPHPRLAFEHQPQIPMSFIRPPLHAQGLRNPLSHPPRHPGPSSSPIHRPPHSPHLQPPTSSMNPPGMMHPFPGAYFPGLHSPTLNMMQRGPVPMPSIMNYGIPSFSPLLPHPTVLVPYPVIVPIPVPIPIPIPFPFPSQSNIETPSHSGVIQPVPEGLDRSRARATRPPTPGIPEGDSRLLANKLSGTLPQCLPSTCDPSTDWVKSERPFPSPISTPHSGASSPRVQYNKSPCSASGSEGLTDYKQQQPERQVIQRVLQRTQVKPSANGVVDLSGLGESETGQGTRSGLHNIIRPTLYLPQSPSHDTVYHHRDCHTPPLHNTPSPTGSSHPYDATPSALKFQDYSPNAMSSSPAPASPDSSLPHRVPAPPTDPALSELEAIKENKCSAVGPVRVEGPVSQSEEPLAVVGEVGEDPHVPDEDHAYALPTAPKTGGTTTPLLLPKLRDKGSLRSPANTPSTGDMEPALKRRCLRIRDQNK, via the exons ATGCcagagatggagaaagggagACCACCGGAAAATAAACGCAGCAGGAAACCTGCGCACCCAGTAAAGAGGGAGATCAACCAGGAGATGAAG ACGTTTGCAGAAAGCACCATGAACGAGCTGCTGGGATGGTACGGCTACGACAAGGTAGACCTCAGAGACTCGGAGGCCAACGAGATCAGAAACTACAGAGAGAGACGTCAGCACGTGTCCGTGCTCAAAG AGAACTCATTGCCAAAACTCAAGAGCCTGGACACCAAAGTCGATCACTCGGTCCTCGCCatgaaaggtggagagagagagtcctccAGCGTCCCCTCttcttcaccctcctcttcctcaacaaGTTCATCCCTGATCACATCTAAGGAGCACAAGACTGCTCCTGTCATTGTACCCCTCATAAAGCCATCAGCAG TGGAAGATGTACAGAATGTGCAGATAGTGTGCGTTTGGTGCCAGAAGGAAGGGGTAAAACGCTACTCTCTATGTATGGGATCAGAGCTCAAGAGCTTCTGCAGTGAGAAATGTTTTGCCGCCTGCAGGCGGGCCTACTTCAAACGCAATAAG GCACGAGATGAAGATCTCCATGGTGAGAGATCACCTCAACACCCCCATACAGAGGACTCGCCCAGACTGGTGTTAAAGATAAACAGCAATGTCAGA tctctctctcctgtgccACAGGTATGTGATTGGTGCAAGCATATCCGTCACACTAAAGAATACCTGGACTTCGGATCTGGCGAGGAACGACTCCAGTTCTGCAGCACCAAGTGTCTGAATCAATACAAGATGGATGTTTTCTATCGGGAAGCCCGTGCAGCTCTCACCAGCTCCAGCCCAAGCAGAACCAGCCAGGAAGGGAGGGCGGACACCATTGTGGCTGGGCAAAAGCTACTCACTCCTGAGTCCTGGAGCAGCTGCACCAGTGCAGGAGAAGCTCGTCATCGAAACCTTTCCCCTAGAGGGCCTACGCCAAACCATGGATCAGCAGAATCCACCTCCATGTCCCCCTCAGAGGCATCCTCTTCTAATTCCAAGATCCCTATACCTGGGCTGAGGACCCTGGAGAGGCCCATCCAGccttctcccccttctctgGAGGTGTCCCCCCACCATACtccccttcatcctccacctcatCCTCGCCTCGCTTTTGAACATCAGCCTCAAATCCCCATGTCCTTCATCAGACCACCTCTTCATGCTCAGGGTCTGAGAAACCCCCTTTCCCACCCTCCCAGACACCCAGGCCCATCTTCAAGCCCTATCCACAGacctcctcactctcctcaccTGCAGCCCCCAACCTCTTCCATGAATCCCCCTGGAATGATGCATCCCTTCCCAGGAGCCTACTTCCCTGGCTTGCACTCCCCTACTCTGAACATGATGCAAAGAGGCCCTGTCCCAATGCCTTCGATCATGAACTATGGTATTCCTTCCTTTAGTCCTCTCCTGCCCCATCCCACTGTCCTGGTACCTTATCCTGTTATTGTTCCCATACCTGTCCCTATCCCCATTCCTATCCCCTTTCCATTCCCTTCTCAATCAAACATAGAAACTCCAAGTCACAGTGGTGTTATACAGCCTGTGCCAGAGGGGTTAGACAGGAGTAGAGCCAGGGCAACAAGGCCACCAACTCCAGGGATCCCTGAAGGGGACAGCAGATTGCTAGCCAACAAATTGAGTGGAACCTTGCCTCAATGTCTCCCCTCAACATGTGACCCCAGCACAGATTGGGTTAAATCGGAGAGACCATTCCCATCCCCAATATCCACACCCCACAGTGGAGCATCCTCCCCCAGAGTACAGTACAACAAATCGCCCTGCTCAGCCTCAGGGTCAGAGGGGCTGACAGactataagcagcagcagccagagaGACAAGTCATCCAAAGGGTTCTTCAAAGGACCCAAGTGAAACCCAGTGCCAATGGAGTGGTGGACCTATCAGGGCTGGGAGAGTCAGAAACTGGGCAGGGTACCAGATCAGGGCTCCACAACATCATCAGACCCACCCTTTATCTACCACAGTCCCCTTCACATGACACTGTCTACCACCACCGGGACTGCCACACACCACCTTTACACAACACACCCAGCCCCACGGGTAGCAGCCATCCATACGATGCCACACCCTCTGCCCTGAAATTTCAGGACTACAGTCCAAATGCGATGTCCTCCTCACCCGCCCCTGCCAGTCCGGACTCCTCACTACCCCATCGAGTACCGGCACCACCCACTGACCCTGCGCTCAGTGAGCTGGAGGCCATCAAAGAGAACAAATGCTCTGCTGTTGGCCCAGTGCGGGTTGAGGGCCCAGTTAGCCAGTCAGAAGAGCCCTTAGCAGTAGTGGGGGAGGTAGGAGAGGACCCCCATGTTCCTGATGAGGATCATGCCTATGCTCTGCCCACAGCGCCAAAGACAGGTGGGACCACCACCCCACTGCTCTTACCCAAACTCAGAGACAAGGGTAGCCTGCGGAGCCCTGCTAATACGCCCAGTACTGGAGACATGGAGCCAGCTCTGAAGAGGCGATGCCTACGGATCCGTGATCAGAATAAGTAG